In Mus pahari chromosome 20, PAHARI_EIJ_v1.1, whole genome shotgun sequence, the genomic stretch gtctgtgtgtgtatgtttgtctctgtgcATGTAAGTgaatgtgcctgtggaggccagaagagggcgctgggtCTCCTGTGTTGCAGGTAGtcactgtgggtgctgagaacttgATAGGTCTTTGCACGCGGGGTCCATACTTTTAAGCTGCTGAGCCAGCCCTAGCTAAGCAAGTGCTCTCGCCACCGACCTACACCCCCAGCTCCAGCCGCTTTGCCTTGCGTCCCATAAAGACTCTCCCGTGCCCTGACAATTGAAGGTGCCTCCTCACCTAACGCGGTACCATAGCCAGCAGTGGCCAGAGCACCCGTGTTACAGTGGGTCAGCACGGTCACCTTGCCACCCCTGGGGTTGGTCTGCTCTAGGAGATGGCGGGCTCCCAAGTCCCCGATGCTCCGGTTGTCTTTGAGGTCCTTCTCCAACATATCCTCGGCAAAGCGGATCACTCTGGGGACAAAAGAAGCTCTTAGCACTGTTGGAAGGGAGGTGGCTAACTTTGAAGGGGACACCCTTTAAAGTTGTGGAGCTCTGAGAGCCTTTCTGAGGACACACCTGCCACTCTGATCACTAATATACGTGAGTCAGGAGCTGGGGATGGGGCTGGGGCACAGCAGTAAACACAAGGAAACCCTTTACCTCTGTGATGAAGACTTCACGGTGGGAGAGGCAGTTGATGAACAAGAGGGGGCAGAATCAGTTTTtacagaaggggaggggaaggagcagGAACCTGAAGATGGAGTTCTAACTCCAGTGTTTTCAAGCTCTAGAGTCTAGTCTCAGCCAGAGTCAGGAGCCATACCGGTGCAACAGAAAAGCAGTAAGAATAAAGTGGCTGGACCGGAAGTGGGATGGGAAAGAAAAAGGTAGAAGGGAAAGCTGGGCAGAGCACACAAGACTCCATGGCAAACCAGACAGAACTGGTGTAATGAAACTGGTGCAGCCCCTGCTAAGGGGCTGAATTCAAGGCCCTGGGGAACACAGAGCAGGGTTGAACTCCTAGTCCTGTCTGTGGGCCTCTGGACACGGCACATGCGTGCACTGTATCTGCCCCAGGGAGCAGGAAAAGGGAGGTCAGCAGTTTCTGCTTGGAGCGGTGCCTGGTCCAGGATCCCGTACCTTTCCCGCACGGTCTCTTCGGTGGCACCCTCTCGTTCCGCTTCCCGGACTGCCACGTGAGACAGATCGCGGGCGGCGCGGGCCATGTTGACAGCGGTGGGCCGGGCGGCGACTAAGAGGCGCAGCTGGTCTCGCACGAAGGCCACCAGAGCAGCGAGTCCGGGACCGCCGGCGCCGGCCCGCAGCTCCACCGCCAGGCTGAGGCAGCCGACCAGCGCGATGGCCGGGGCGCCGCGCACCTTCATGGCGCGGATGGCTTCCCTGGCCTGCTGCACGGAGCTCAGCGCCTCGTAGTGGCAGTGCTCTGGCAGCTGCAGCTGGTCGAGGATCTGCAGAGAGCCCGGCGAGTAGCGGATCGCTTCCAGTCTCATGTTGCCTACGGTGCAGAGCCCACGGTGAATCTTGCACAGGCTGCGGGGCGGAGTTGCGTCCTGCCAAGTGCGCATGCGCACGCACCGCCCAGGTTGTCCGGCGATCAGCGACTTCCAGAGTGGCTGCAACTTGTCCCAAGGCGGAGTACAAGCTCCAAGATGCTTGGTGATGGGGTTATTTTTTGCCGAAAACCGTCCATCTATTACTGAAGCGATGACTTGGCACCCTCAGCTCTGCTCATCCACGGCTCACAGACTCCCAGCGCTTAATCAGCATGTCAAacgatcttttgtttgttttttaaagtaagcaCCATGAGGGACGTTTATtcttaggggctgaagagattgctcaaGGGTTAGGAGTGCatactgcttttgtagaggaccaaAGGCTTTGTGGCTGCCTCTAGTTTTAAGGGATTCAAGGCCTTCTTTCAGACCTCATTGAGgcaacatacacatgcaaacactcaaAAATAAACCTCAgattttaattccagcattcgggAGGTAGAGATGTGAGTCTGGCTCCACAatagtttacagagtgagttccaggacagccagcgatacacgagaaaccctatcttaaagcTGGACCTCATTGCCGGGGTGGCAGGATGACAGTTG encodes the following:
- the Mri1 gene encoding methylthioribose-1-phosphate isomerase isoform X2, producing the protein MRLEAIRYSPGSLQILDQLQLPEHCHYEALSSVQQAREAIRAMKVRGAPAIALVGCLSLAVELRAGAGGPGLAALVAFVRDQLRLLVAARPTAVNMARAARDLSHVAVREAEREGATEETVRERVIRFAEDMLEKDLKDNRSIGDLGARHLLEQTNPRGGKVTVLTHCNTGALATAGYGTALGVIRSLHEMGQLEHTFCTETRPYNQGARLTAFELVYEQIPATLITDSMAAAAMAHRGVSAVVVGADRVVANGDTANKIGTYQLAIVAKHHGVPFYVAAPSSSCDLHLETGKDIVIEERPSQELTDLNGVRIAAQGVPLSAPLCVG